One segment of Dolichospermum sp. DET69 DNA contains the following:
- a CDS encoding Rrf2 family transcriptional regulator, with amino-acid sequence MKLTTRGHYSVKALLDLSLRPKYGPESVRAIAKRQDIPAPYLEKLLIEMRRAGLVTSIRGSVGGYQLAKKPAQISIGQILEAVGENITNLPLNNPTPTQTADWVTSSLWHRLNQKLKEALYNITLADLYYDARSWQASQGEEANFVV; translated from the coding sequence ATGAAACTAACGACGAGGGGACACTACAGTGTAAAAGCATTACTAGATTTGAGTTTGCGTCCAAAATATGGGCCTGAATCGGTCAGAGCGATCGCCAAACGTCAAGATATCCCTGCTCCTTATTTAGAAAAGTTGCTCATAGAAATGCGTCGAGCCGGATTAGTAACATCAATTCGTGGTAGCGTCGGTGGATACCAATTAGCAAAAAAACCGGCACAAATATCTATTGGACAAATTTTAGAAGCAGTTGGTGAAAATATAACTAACTTACCCCTGAACAATCCCACACCTACTCAAACAGCAGATTGGGTAACATCCAGTCTCTGGCACAGACTCAACCAAAAGCTAAAAGAAGCCTTGTACAATATTACCCTGGCAGATCTTTATTATGACGCTCGCAGTTGGCAAGCATCTCAAGGTGAAGAAGCCAATTTTGTAGTTTAG
- a CDS encoding AbrB family transcriptional regulator, with protein sequence MPKQKKIELLVGDELLKKVKELEAISKDEKAKQCGYYTVTKNGIERVNMMKFLNALIDAEGIQLDSSPSANGRGGRSASYRISVQSNHNLLIGAAYTKQMNLQPGDEFIITLGKKHIRLRQVDSESVENAEVEATA encoded by the coding sequence ATGCCTAAACAGAAAAAAATTGAACTCCTAGTCGGTGACGAACTGCTCAAAAAAGTTAAAGAGCTAGAAGCCATTAGCAAAGACGAAAAAGCTAAACAGTGTGGCTACTATACTGTTACCAAAAATGGTATAGAGCGCGTTAACATGATGAAATTCTTGAATGCCCTAATTGATGCCGAGGGTATTCAGTTGGATAGTTCTCCCAGTGCGAATGGGCGTGGTGGACGGAGTGCCAGCTATAGAATTAGTGTGCAATCAAACCACAACCTGCTAATTGGTGCAGCTTACACAAAACAGATGAATCTTCAACCTGGTGATGAGTTTATCATCACTTTAGGGAAAAAGCATATTCGACTCCGACAAGTAGATTCAGAATCTGTAGAAAATGCTGAAGTAGAAGCTACAGCTTAA